The genome window gtgtttcacacttaaactcactctagcatgttagttggatattattgctagtagttggtttttattccttcgtatttcctttatcttttgcttccgcatcgcacttttggttacgtcacgcccacgtgacggccagcacgccttgattctaggatcggggtgtgtcaagagctattagggttttagccaTAATAAATGTAGGATAAACAAAGAGTGAtcgtagggtttaattatagtttttgagtttattgataaatttgagttttattattaatttcattttgtacttaatagtaattatacaATAGGTAAgatagacaattaacatttaaaatttaagttgggtgtaaaaaaaggttaaatgggtttaaataaaatttccctttttgTAAAGCTCATTCCGTAATATTTTTCAATGACCcaactatttattttttaagtcttACTTCAAAGAACATATCTACTAAAATAACCCGAATTCCAACGgttgaattaaatttaatatttcTTAGTAAACCatatttgtcaattttttttcactaCAAATAAATATCATAATTATTTTAGATTTGTCTACCTTTTTGCAGAGGCAGAGGCACTATAAGCCTAGTATGCCTACCCTCACTCTTTCATCCTTTATAAAGAATTTAGTATTATATTATtccatttttttggtaaattcaaTATTATATTGTTTTTAGTTTACACaaaattcttaattttattcactAATAACTAAAACATgaggtttctttttcttttcaattccaGCATCACTCATCTTAAAACTATTTTTAACATCTTATTTTATAAACAAATCAGTAActcttaaaattaaaatctaaagtTTGATTTAGGATATTCTTTAATGTTATATTAAAGTTTATAAATCTCTCTTATCTACTTTTTACGAAATTTATaacatatcatatatatatatatatatttttttttttttctctgtccatttttttttatttttttgttcgaAAATTCCAAATCCATTATATTTGGTTATAATCattgtatatattttatttttttccatcACATTAACTTATTTATGTTACGAATGATATAAAACATTTTTTTGGGGGGTTCCCCTTGATCGGGTCTTCCGCTGCCTCTTCTGACCTTCTTGTCTTGCTTGCTTTAATGCAATTTTCTTTTCTCTGGAGCAAGTAATGTGCAATTGCATATGAGCAAAATTTATTTTAGTTGACTACGAGTACAACTCTATTTACTTAAAATTCGGTTCATGTTAACTTCGTGTACACTTCAAATATTGCGTGCGATGGTTGTGATGAGTGATGAAAGTTagggagggaggaagaaaagaagatgGGTGGTGAATTCATGTTAGCTTCTTGTTGGTATGTAAAATGAGAAGAGCTCGACTCCTTAAGGTTGAGGAGGAGTTCCTCATCAAAGTACTTCGTGATCtatttacaaaactttatttttatgaGCGTATTATTCATATAATAAATCATTCAACaagaaatcaaataaaattaagatTGCCTAGTCAATCAATGGAAGCAAATGAATATATACCGTTTTCAATGCTTTTACCTAATCAATCCATCTGTTTTTATACAGTTTGAGTTCAATGACTAAAtaatcttagttttaatttatttattgtagtgTGATCTTTACGgagtaatttataatataaatggttCCGATCATAAATATGAAGTTCTAGGAATAACTCAAGAAGAATCTTGAGGAGGATTTCCTTCTCAATCCATGAGGGACCAAGTCTTTCTCATGTAAAATTTCTAAATCAGCCCTACTCTTAACAGGTTGAAACAAATAGGTATAGAATAGATACCTGTTGGGCGATTCGAGTGTACGTGTGAATTAACAGGCTACTAACGTGTTCACCTGTTACCTGTTAAATTTCAACCTAAACATTTAATCATTTCTTGTAATTTTGTATTGTGTTATCGTATCGTGTATAATTTTGCCGGACCTAGTGGGATCCATTAATATAAGATGGTACCTATTGTGCCTTGTAGGCATTTGCTATTTTCGGTGGACCAAGCAATACACAAAAAGTAGCGCATTGTCATATTCTCACCCGCTGTTGTCTTTTATTATTATCACGTTACCGGTGCTGACATTATTTTGACTGCCTACTTTCTCCTGTGTCTGTCTGCCAAACCAGAACTAGAACGAGGTCGGTAGGGGTGAGcacggtttggtttggtgcgattttgagtgaaattgtaattttttgcGTTGTGGTTcagtgcggttttgaagccaaaaccgaaatgaaactaAACCGTTTAGTTTGGTTCGGTGTGATTTCAAAcagtttcggtttggtttctaAGAAAATATATACAATTTAAATTATACTTATTCACACAAAACATGGTCTCATTTTCCACACAATACATTAATTAACCAACCCACATGATAAATTTTTTCTTTACTCTAGCTAGCTAATTGCACAGATGATAGACTCTATGAGCAGGAAAAAGTACCCAAATGGAGTGTTGCGGCTTATTACTTGATTAGAGATTCGGTCTTTGTATCCCTCTTACTGTGACTACTCTTATTTGATGCTCATTGTTTCTTTTTGAGTTTTCATTTGCATTTCTGATCAGTCTATTATATAGGCTGTCATTTAGAACTTGTAAATTAGGGTTCTGAGGAGCTTTTACTGgtaataaaattttcatctttTCCTGTAAAGAAACATTGAGATGCCAAGCTTGATGAGGGATATAATTTGGAAAAAATAATCATTATTATGACATGTACATACTAAATGTACGGACTCTAACAAATAACTAATTAAAACATGACATCTAATTTAAggtgcggtttcggtttcggtgcgtTTTTCAGTTAAAactaaaaccaaaccgtttcTTACAATGCAGTTcagtttcaaaaccgcaaaaccgaATCATTCGGTAgggttcgatttggttcgtgtttcaATTTCAAGTGTCCACCCTAGAGGTCGGTTGAGTTCGACAACTCCTTTCTTTATTTATGTATCTTCGCTTCTCAcacaaacaaaccaaaacaaagttCTAAAGGCGAAAAGGATAACTTTCTTTGCTTTCACTACaagaataatatatttttcgaCAAAATTATTCGTCATAATTTTTCCTATGGCAATGTCAGAGGCAAAGACTTCCATATCTCCCTCAGAAAGCAAGAAACGGAGTCAAAACGACGACCAACATCAGCCCCTCCTGCCTGGTCTGCCGGACAGCATAGCCCtactctccctctccctcgtCCATCCTTCTGTTTTGTTCTCCGTTTGCACCTCATGGCGCCGCCTTATCTACTCCTCCTCCTtccctccttttctctctctctacgcCCTCTTCTCCTCCTCAGCTTCCGCCTCCTCTAATTCCATTCATTTCTACAGCTTTGACCCGATCTCCTCCGACTGGCATCCCCTCCCCCCAACCCCTCCCGACCCGCCTCTCCGCCTCGTCCTTCGCCACCCCTCTTTCACATCCCGCAACTTCCCCATCCAATCCGTCTCCGCATGCGGCAACCTAATCCTCCTCGCAGCCACCACCCATAACTTTCTCCACGCTCTCCCTCGCCCTCTGGTCTTCGACCCAGTTACCAGAAACTGGACCTTCGGTCCCCCATTCACCACGCCACGCCGCTGGTGTGTGGTCGGAGTGCTAAGTGGAGTGGTCTACATGGCGAGTGGAATCGGGTCCCATTTCTCTATGGATGTTGCGCGTTCAGTAGAGAAGTGGGACTTAAGCAAATGGAAAAAGTATCAAGTTAATTCGAATGGTTGGGAGAAAGTGAGCGGGCTTCGAGATGGGAGATTCAGCAGAGATGCGATCGACGCTGTGGGATGGAGAGGAAAGCTCTGCATGGTCAATGTTAAGGGACACGCTGCAAAAGAGGGAGCTGTCTACGATGCGGAGAAGGACACGTGGCAAGACATGCCGGAAGGGATGATTATTGGGTGGAGAGGACTGGTGGCAGCCATGGACGAGGACGTGATGTACGTGGTGGACGAGGCCAACGGTGCTTTGAGAAAATACGATCCCAACAAGGATGTGTGGGAAGAGATATTCGAGTCCGAGAGGCTGAGAGGAGCTGATCAGATCGCTGCCGGAGGTGGAAGAGTTTGCGTTGTTTGTGGTGGTGAGATATTTGTGGTGGACGTGTCGGCGGCGACGCCGAGGCTTTGGGCTGTAGAAACGCCTTCGGGGCTAGAGGCGCTGGCGATTCATATCTTGCCGAGAATGAGCAATGCGGAttgattaatgaaaattttatttcaacCCATGTAACTTTTTTCTACACAAAGTTATTCTTTACATCTATATTATTATTAACTAtactattaatatctctttaaatctAAATTTAATACCTAAATTACCCTCATAATCCCAAtttaatatgtaaatttatctttagaCAAGgtagaaaacaaaaactctaaATTACTGTTCTACCATTAATTCAAAGTGTGCTTTATCTGAATTAGATTCCCATTGTTTATCCCATTGCTACTTCATAAACAAGACCAATTCAAACTCACCCACTGCTTGCTTGCCACAATAATTAAACTCTACTCCAAAACTCAAAATCATTTTATAAATACACACAGTagtaataataattatataagGACAAATTATATAGAACGATTCTTGTCTGGTTTGTAAAGTTATTAAGCTAGCCTTCTCATCTTTATGAAGAtgttaattgttattttttattattctaGAAAGTGAGTAGAAGCGGGGTTAAGGCCGGCAAGAGCGATTTCTCTAGCGGTTGAGATTTGTCATTGGTTTTAACCTCATTGACATTGTCTtggtaagagagagagaatgaagaatTTAAGGTTGCGGGGAGTAGGAGACGATAGTTTTATGCTTGTCCAAATTcttaaatccaaattttttatttcagaTTCCCCAATTTGAAGGAGCATCAGACCCTCAGTTGTCTTTAGAATCAACAGTGggtttattaataaattctaGTTTCGTTATTAATTTCACCTTGTATTTGATCTTAAttaactccgcctgtgtaagtttatcttacattgccggtcccaagcccgggtaaaggaggagggggagggcgttaggtagtcgacagccggcactccacagttacgtcgaatccttatgaaaatgaatccagaacgaaatcgcgctaaagctagggcgtcacccgtaagtggcgcgctgtgtggcccgagcacagtgataagtgagcaagggtcgctgtatctccatcggcacccggatgcagtgttaaatgagcaagggggccatagaaacttcttttcgaacgactccactcaaagttgtttgggagcatatgctcctatcaactttacacaggacacacaaaagaagtactttgatcctattggacgggggatggtgaagaagcttggacagaagggtagagtttcaagagagtagaatgcgtttaggaacgtggaatataggaaccttaaagggaaaatctatggaagtagtggaagttatggtgaggagaaggataaatattatgtgcctacaagaaactaagtgggttggtcttaaggcaaaggatctagaaaactcagggtttaaactttggtattcgggcacaaatagaacgagaaacggtgttggcatcatcgtggacaagaccttgacacaagatgttgtagatgtcaagagggtaggagatagaatcatggcaatcaagattgtaataggacaagaactcatcaatgtcaTTAGTgtgtacgcacctcaagtagggttggatacgagttcgaaggagaaattttgggaagaccttggagacttggtgcaaggaattgcccagacggagaagttatttataggaggagatttaaatggacacgtgggcagggagacaggcaactatagaggttttcatggtggccatggttttggggagagaaacgaggatggggaagctatcttggattttgcaatggcatatgatctcttcttagccaacaccttctttaagaagagagaagaacatatgatcacctacaagagtgggtcgtcaaaaacacaaatagattttcttctaatgaggaaaggggatcgtataacttgtaaggattgcaaagttatactgggagagagcttggctaatcaacatcgcttgttggtgatggatgtacatatcaaaagagtgagaaaaaagaacaagacttggaagtgcccaaggactagatggtggaatctaaaaggagaaaaacaagccattttcaaagagaaagtaatcacctaGTGTGGGTGGGATAGAgggggggaagctagccaaaggtgggattccatggctagttgtatccgaaaagtagcaaaataggtattaggagagtccaagggctttgccccacaccaaaaggaatcttggtggtggaatgaggaggtacaaacaaaggtgaaagctaagaaggaatgttgtaaaaccttatacaaggacaggaccgatgaaaacggtgaaaggtatagaagagcgaagcaagaggcgaagaaagctgtgagagaagctaagttaacGACTTATGACgacatgtataagcgactagataccaaagaaggagagtttgatatctataaactagctagagcaagggaaaagaagacaagggacctaaaccaagtgaggtgcatcaaggatgaggatggaaaggtttttgctacagagaatgcggtcaaagacagatggagaggttattttcataatcttttcaatgaatgacatgaaatgagtacttctttaggggagttgagtaactcagaagagtgtagaaactactcattttatcatcgaatcaggaaggaagaagtggttgtagctttgaagaagatgaagcatagaaaagcagtgggcccagacgatataccgattgaagggtggaaagtcttgggagagacaggtatagcatggctcactgaccttttcaataggattttgaaaacgaagaagatgccaactgagtggcgaaagagcactttggtgcctatatacaagaataagggcgacgtacaaaattgcatgaactataggggtattaagctaatgagccatacaatgaagctctgggagagagtcattgagcatagattgaggcaagagacacgggtttcggacaaccaattcgggttcatgccagggcgctcaaccatgaagGCAATCTAACCAATTCGgcttcatgccagggcgctcaaccatgaaggcaatctatctcttacgaagatggatggaaagatatagagatgagaaaaaagatttacacatggtctttatagatttggaaaaagcgtatgataaggtcccaagagacattctttggaggattttagagaagaaaggagtacgagtagcatatatccaagctataaaggatatgtatgaaggagcaaagactgccgtaagaactcatgaaggacaaaccgaaagcttccccataactgtaggattacatcaaggctcatccttaagtccttaactttttgcgttggtaatggatgagttaacaggacatattcaagatgatattccttggtgtatgcttttcgcagacgatatagtgttgatagatgaaactcaagaaggggtaaatgtgaagcttaacctttggagataagtgttggaatctaaaggtctttgcctaagccaatcaaagacagaatatatggagtgcaagttcagtgcaaatggaggccaaaatgagttaggagtgaagatcggagatcaggaaataccaaagagcgatcgttttcgttacttaggatctatcttgcaaaagaacggagaattagatggagatctcaaccatagaatacaagctggatggatgaagtggaagagtgcatccggcgtgttgtgtgaccgccgtatgccactgaagctcaagggaaaattttataggacggcaataaggccgacgatgctgtatggcacagaatgttgggcggtgaagcatcaacacgtacacaaaatgggtgtagcggagatgaggatgcttcgttggatgtgtgggcacacgagaaaggataagattaggaatgaggatattcgaggaaaagtaggagtagccgaaattgtaggaaaattgagagaaaattggttatggtggtttggacatgtgcaaagaaggcctactgacgctccggttagaataTGCGACTacgagacagaggttcagggctggaggggtagaggaagacctaggaaaactttggaagagactctaagaaaagacttagagtatttggatctaacggaggacatgacacaggaccgagcacaatggcgttctaagattcatatagccgaccccactcagtgaagaaggctttggtgtatttaacacaatacgttgaaatgaagtaaagcttatttattgatatctccgataagttacaaatatgtacatatacatgagtaaaaataaacaaataagaaggagccttcacaaaggttgcttaggagaagtctcagcagtcggtagagccccaaaaagagaaggcaccggagggggatcattcaaagcctcagtactggacagaaccctagaaggaggaggcatcgaaggttgatcatttggagcttcattacgcggtacagccccagaagatgaaggcaataaatgtctttggaacaaacccacaaaccgctgatgatcaagtaaaacctgaccacagattccttcatctggtcaagcttcctcatcatgtttgtagcatagtcatgtgcgagccggtgcaactgtttattctcatgcttgagccctttaatctcctgtttgagactcaccacttcagccgccaatgattcaatttggcgggttcgagcaaataggcgctgggccatattagacacagatcctgcacactgaacacttagagccagagaatccttaacagccaactcatcagactgtttggaaagtagtctattatttttgggagtgagaaggttcctggccaccaccatagcagtcatatcattcttcatcacggaatccccaacggtaagcggaccagtaggggataagaaggatgggcgccatatgttgtctggagaaggcgtggctgcc of Malus sylvestris chromosome 6, drMalSylv7.2, whole genome shotgun sequence contains these proteins:
- the LOC126625936 gene encoding F-box/kelch-repeat protein SKIP25-like, with product MAMSEAKTSISPSESKKRSQNDDQHQPLLPGLPDSIALLSLSLVHPSVLFSVCTSWRRLIYSSSFPPFLSLYALFSSSASASSNSIHFYSFDPISSDWHPLPPTPPDPPLRLVLRHPSFTSRNFPIQSVSACGNLILLAATTHNFLHALPRPLVFDPVTRNWTFGPPFTTPRRWCVVGVLSGVVYMASGIGSHFSMDVARSVEKWDLSKWKKYQVNSNGWEKVSGLRDGRFSRDAIDAVGWRGKLCMVNVKGHAAKEGAVYDAEKDTWQDMPEGMIIGWRGLVAAMDEDVMYVVDEANGALRKYDPNKDVWEEIFESERLRGADQIAAGGGRVCVVCGGEIFVVDVSAATPRLWAVETPSGLEALAIHILPRMSNAD